The genome window CCGGCGTCGAGGTATTCCCGGTGGATCTGCTGGATCATCTGCGGCTGCGTCAGGCAGAGCAGGTCCGTGCAGTTCTTGATGTCGACGGGGTGGTCGGCGAAGCGCTTTCCCCGGTAGTCCTCTTCGGTCGGCCCCCGGGACATGATGAGGGCTCCCATCGATCCGTCCAGAAGGAGGATCCGATGGGACAAATGTTCACGCAGCAGGTCGTCGGTCTTCATGGGAGAGAGGGTACGGGCGATGTCCGACGGCAATCAAGTTTGCCCGCCGGAATGGGTTGCGGATATCGAACACGGGAGAAACGAGGCCCATCCCGTCCCGCATCGCCCCCTTGGCCCGCCCCGTTTTCACCCGCTCGACTCCGGATTTCATCGGAAATTGATCCCTGTTTGACCGCTGCCTGTCACGCCGGAGCGTTGACGCGACCCCGGAGAACCGGGCGTCCACCGCCGCGACCTGTGACAGACACGCCTGATCGAGGCGAGGTTCCCGGGCGTCAGTGGCTTTATCAGCAGAGGGAAGCCGTTTGGCGCCGGGCGACAGGGACATCTCCTCAGTTGTTCGGCGCGGTCAGTTTGCCGATCGGAATGACGTATGGCCCCAACTGGCTGGTCTTGCCTCCAACGACCGTCACTTTCCACTCGCGTTCCAGGTAGCCGCGTTGTTCGTGCCAGACGCGGAACGAGTGCTCGCCGACGGGGAGCCCCTTGATCGTGAACCGGCCCTCCTTGTCGGTGACGGCCGCGTACGGGTGGTCGACGACCAGAAGCGTCGAGCGCATCCAGGGTTGGATATCGTCCTTGATCGGCACCGGCAACGTTTCGGGTGCCTTCAACGCGACGGCGATCCCCTTCTTGTCCATCGGCTTCAGGATGAAGTTCTGCTGGGGGTTGGCGAGCGTGTAGGTATGGATGTTGTGCTCCACCGGATCGGCCGACGTGAACCGCAGCTTCTGGTCCGTCCGGACGACGAGAGCATGTGGCACATACCGACGCTGCTCGATCGTGAGTTGGACCTCCGGCTCCTTGCTCCGGCTCAGCTCCCGGGGGATGTTGGCGGGCGCCCTTCGCAGGTAGATGAAGACGTTGGCGACGCCGCCGGTCTTCTTGTCGACAACGTAGCTTTCGTTCGGCACTTCGAAACGCAGAGGGCTGCCCCCCTTCAGGAGCGGCGGCTGGATGGGGACGAAACCTTCCGTGATGAACTCACCTGTGATGTCGCCGAACTCTTCGGCAGCGGCTGTTTGTCCTGCAAGAGCGATCCAGAGCACGATCGCAGCACCCCAAACAAGTCTCGACGCTTTCATGTTCCGGCCCCGGAAAGGAACAACGGACGGGGGATCGTTCGACCGTCCGTCAGGATACCGACCACGATCCAAATCGCTACGACTTCTCGGCGATGAGCTTCACCGCAGGGATCTTCACCGTCGGGACGGCGGTGGTCTTTCCGGCGACGACGTTGACCTTCCACTCCCGCTCCACGTAGCCCGGGTTCTCGTGCCAGACGCGGAACGAGTGCTCTCCGGCCGGGAGGCCCTTGATCGTGAACTTGCCCTCTCGGTCGGTGACTGCTGCATAGGGGTGATCAACCACCAGCATGTTGGCCCGCATCCAGGGGTGGATATCGCACCTCACCGGCAACGGCAGACCTTCCGGCCGAGGCAGTTCGATTGCGACACCGTCCTTCCCAAACTCATCGAGTAAGAGCGACTGCGGATTGGCGAGCGTATAAGTGTGGACTGCATGCGCTCGAGGCCATTTGTTGACGAATCGGAGCTTCTGGTCCGTTCGGACAACGACGGCGTGGGGGACGAACTGCCGATCTTCGATCGTGATCCTGACCTCGGGTTCCGCGCTCCTAGCCAGCTCCGGAGGGGGCGCGGCGGGAGCCTTTCGCAGGTAGATGAAGACATTCGCGACCCCGCCGGTCTTCTTGTCGACGACGTAGCGTTCGTCCGGGATGACCACCGGCGGAGGGCCAACCTCCTGAATGAGCGGCGGCAGGATGGGAACGAAACCCTCGGTGATGAACTCGCCCGTGATGTCGCCGAACTCTTCGGCGGCGGTGGCCTGTCCAGCGAGAACGCCCCAGAGCACGACCGCAGCCCCCCAGACGAGTCTCAACGCCTTCATGTTCCGGCCCCGGAAAAGAAAAACGGACGGGGGATTGCTCCTCCGTCCGTCAGCATACCGAACGCGATCGGGATCGCTATGACTTCTTGGTCGAGAGCTTCATGGCGGGGACCTTCACCGGCGGGACGGTGGTGGTCTTTCCGGCGACGACGTTGACCTTCCACTCCCGCTCCACGTAGCCCGGGTTCTCGTGCCAGACGCGGAACGAGTGCTCTCCGGCCGGGAGGCCTTCGATCTTGAACTTGCCGTCCTTGTCGGTCACGGCGGCGTACGGGTGATCGACGACGAGCATCGTGGCCCGCATCCAGGGGTGGATGTCGCACTTGACCGGCATCGGCAGGGTCTCGCTCGCCTTCATGGCAATCGCGGTCCCCGTCTTGTCGTTCGCCTGGAGGATGAAGTTCTGCTGGGGGTTGCCGAGCGTGTAGGTGTGAATGTTGTGGGCCACTGCGTCGCCGGAGGTGAACCGCACGCTCTGATCCGTGCGGACGATTGCCGCGTGCGGCACATAGCGGCAGCCCTTGTTGTCGAAGACGACTTCCTTCTCCTTGCTGGCCTTGAGCGACGGATCGATCATCGCGGGAGCCTTGCGGAGATAGATGAAGATGTCGGCCACGCCGCCGTTCGCGGCGTTGACGATCAGCGAGTCGTCCGGCACCCCTTCGGCGGCGCAGACGGCGGCGTCTTTGGCCGCTGCGTCACCCTTCTTGACCAGGTCCGCCAGCTTGGGGGCGGCCCCGTCGACCACGAACTGGCCTTCGATCGCTCCGAATTCCTGGGCCCAGGTCGGGGCGGAGGTGGCACACGCGACAGCAAAACCCGTCGCGGCGAGCAGCCGGGCGAACTTCTTCATCGTCAGTCTCCAAAAGGGGTGATCACAGGGGCCGCAACGGTCGCTGCGGCGGAGGTGGGAAGACGGATCGTTCGAGACCGTCCACACTTAGGCAGGTTCTTCCAGTATAGGCGCGGCGGCGGGAGTCCTGCCACCAGCCCATCGGCAGTTTTTGAACTGGGGGGGCGGCTATTGGCTGCGAGGGGCGGATGGGCTGACATCGCGTCCTTGCCGGAGCGGCTCTCATAGCTCAGACCCAACGTGCGACGGCAGGCTGGGGTCAAGGGGGCTCGCCCCCTTGCCGCCGGAGGCACTTTCATGAGGAACCGTGGTAAGCAACGGATGTCCCCTTTGTGGTCCCCGCGTCGAGGATTCACCACTCGCTCCGCAATCCCCGCGGGTTGGTGAGGGGGCATACGACACGATGTCCGCGCTTGGACACGTGCTCCTTCAGATATCTCTCGACGGCCAAGCCTCCGGCGGGCAAAGGGGCGTTGGCCCTCT of Planctomyces sp. SH-PL14 contains these proteins:
- a CDS encoding carboxypeptidase regulatory-like domain-containing protein, yielding MLWIALAGQTAAAEEFGDITGEFITEGFVPIQPPLLKGGSPLRFEVPNESYVVDKKTGGVANVFIYLRRAPANIPRELSRSKEPEVQLTIEQRRYVPHALVVRTDQKLRFTSADPVEHNIHTYTLANPQQNFILKPMDKKGIAVALKAPETLPVPIKDDIQPWMRSTLLVVDHPYAAVTDKEGRFTIKGLPVGEHSFRVWHEQRGYLEREWKVTVVGGKTSQLGPYVIPIGKLTAPNN
- a CDS encoding carboxypeptidase regulatory-like domain-containing protein yields the protein MKALRLVWGAAVVLWGVLAGQATAAEEFGDITGEFITEGFVPILPPLIQEVGPPPVVIPDERYVVDKKTGGVANVFIYLRKAPAAPPPELARSAEPEVRITIEDRQFVPHAVVVRTDQKLRFVNKWPRAHAVHTYTLANPQSLLLDEFGKDGVAIELPRPEGLPLPVRCDIHPWMRANMLVVDHPYAAVTDREGKFTIKGLPAGEHSFRVWHENPGYVEREWKVNVVAGKTTAVPTVKIPAVKLIAEKS
- a CDS encoding carboxypeptidase regulatory-like domain-containing protein, whose product is MKKFARLLAATGFAVACATSAPTWAQEFGAIEGQFVVDGAAPKLADLVKKGDAAAKDAAVCAAEGVPDDSLIVNAANGGVADIFIYLRKAPAMIDPSLKASKEKEVVFDNKGCRYVPHAAIVRTDQSVRFTSGDAVAHNIHTYTLGNPQQNFILQANDKTGTAIAMKASETLPMPVKCDIHPWMRATMLVVDHPYAAVTDKDGKFKIEGLPAGEHSFRVWHENPGYVEREWKVNVVAGKTTTVPPVKVPAMKLSTKKS